A region from the Desulfoglaeba alkanexedens ALDC genome encodes:
- a CDS encoding archaemetzincin: MKLCGHENSTCRPHERNDPHTTLSDRSDKKVGIVPYGRVSAGILRELAENIAGFFALPVEVLPDVEILEDAFNPLRNQHHAAKVLEHLAGTHQDCYRILGITVKDLFLPIFTHVYGEAQLSGRAAVVSLHRLETMEDGTHLEREVFMERATKVVVHELLHTFGLVHCRHADCLMQSVTKLSHLDAVPLRLCRSCLGLWREMLKNLTG, from the coding sequence GTGAAGCTCTGCGGCCATGAAAACTCCACCTGTCGACCCCATGAACGCAACGACCCACACACGACCTTGAGCGATCGTTCCGACAAAAAGGTTGGGATCGTCCCCTACGGCCGCGTCAGCGCCGGCATCCTCCGAGAACTGGCGGAAAACATCGCCGGATTTTTCGCCCTCCCTGTAGAAGTGCTGCCGGACGTGGAGATCCTGGAAGACGCCTTCAATCCGCTTCGCAACCAACACCACGCGGCCAAAGTCCTGGAACACCTGGCGGGAACCCACCAGGACTGCTACCGGATCCTAGGAATCACCGTAAAGGATTTGTTCCTTCCCATCTTCACCCATGTCTACGGCGAAGCTCAGCTTTCCGGCCGCGCCGCTGTGGTGTCGCTCCATCGCCTGGAAACCATGGAAGACGGAACCCACCTGGAACGAGAGGTGTTCATGGAACGCGCCACCAAGGTCGTCGTCCATGAACTCCTTCACACCTTCGGGCTCGTCCATTGCCGCCATGCCGACTGCCTCATGCAGTCGGTCACCAAGCTCTCCCACCTGGACGCCGTGCCGCTCCGCCTGTGCCGTTCCTGCCTGGGGCTCTGGCGGGAAATGCTGAAAAACCTGACCGGGTAG
- a CDS encoding sigma-54-dependent transcriptional regulator codes for MTRQPSILIVDDEYAVQESLKVWFQKSGYAARGVGSGEEALQVLEEDPYDLVFLDIMMPGMDGLEALRHIKQNYPATIVVMMTAYASIESAVEAMKEGASDYLLKPLDPDMLDPLVTRLTQYKELLEENIMLREQVSRMVRFENLVGQSPAMQRVFNMIRDVAPTDSPVLITGETGTGKEMVAKAIHAVSPRCDAPFVAVNCGAFSEHLLESELFGHEKGAFTGAIHMRKGRLELSHGGTLFLDEVGEISARMQVDLLRVLEEKRFYRVGGEKPIETDFRIIAATNRDLKQAIAEGSFRSDLYYRLNVISIHVPPLRERTEDIPLLAQHFLQRFSREINKPVDAISHEAVVFLCRYPWPGNVRELQNAVERAVVLSRKRRLGVEEFGFLQRAEASVPTADQTLDEVVRDHIKRVLAAQGGNISKAAEVLGIHRSTLHKKIKLYGLSESATG; via the coding sequence ATGACGCGGCAGCCGAGCATCCTTATCGTCGATGACGAATACGCCGTCCAGGAATCGCTGAAGGTCTGGTTCCAAAAGTCGGGCTACGCGGCACGAGGCGTCGGCTCCGGCGAGGAAGCCCTCCAGGTGCTGGAGGAAGACCCCTACGACCTTGTGTTCCTCGACATCATGATGCCGGGGATGGACGGCCTGGAGGCGCTCCGGCACATCAAGCAGAATTATCCGGCGACCATTGTGGTCATGATGACGGCCTACGCCTCCATCGAATCGGCCGTAGAAGCCATGAAGGAAGGAGCGAGCGACTACCTGCTCAAGCCCCTGGACCCTGACATGCTCGATCCCCTGGTCACCCGGCTCACCCAGTACAAGGAACTTCTCGAAGAAAACATTATGCTACGGGAGCAGGTCTCCCGGATGGTCCGCTTCGAAAACCTGGTGGGGCAGTCCCCGGCCATGCAGCGCGTCTTCAACATGATCCGGGACGTAGCGCCGACCGATTCCCCCGTGCTCATCACCGGCGAAACGGGGACGGGAAAGGAGATGGTCGCCAAGGCCATTCACGCCGTGAGCCCTCGATGCGATGCGCCCTTCGTCGCCGTCAACTGCGGCGCCTTTTCCGAGCACCTTCTGGAAAGCGAACTCTTCGGCCACGAAAAGGGTGCGTTTACCGGCGCGATACACATGCGCAAAGGCCGCCTGGAACTTTCACATGGAGGAACCCTCTTTCTCGACGAAGTGGGCGAAATATCGGCGCGCATGCAAGTGGATCTTCTCAGAGTTCTGGAAGAAAAACGATTTTATCGGGTCGGCGGTGAAAAACCCATCGAAACGGATTTCCGGATCATCGCCGCCACCAACCGGGATCTCAAGCAGGCAATCGCCGAAGGTTCCTTCCGCTCCGACCTCTATTACCGATTGAACGTCATTTCCATTCATGTGCCGCCCCTCCGGGAACGCACCGAGGACATCCCCCTCCTGGCCCAGCACTTCCTCCAGCGGTTCAGCCGGGAAATCAACAAGCCCGTGGATGCCATCAGCCATGAAGCGGTGGTCTTCTTGTGCCGGTATCCCTGGCCGGGAAACGTCCGGGAACTGCAAAACGCCGTGGAAAGAGCGGTGGTACTGAGCCGCAAGCGCCGGCTGGGGGTCGAAGAATTCGGTTTCCTCCAGAGGGCCGAAGCTTCCGTTCCAACGGCCGATCAGACCCTGGACGAGGTGGTCCGCGACCACATCAAACGGGTACTCGCGGCTCAGGGAGGCAACATTTCCAAGGCCGCCGAAGTCCTGGGCATCCACCGGTCGACCCTTCACAAAAAGATCAAGCTCTATGGGCTGAGCGAATCGGCGACTGGGTGA
- a CDS encoding ATP-binding protein has product MAEEKTLVTTEKPLKIAIIGGGNRCRRILNLLEEGQLTHLRGEVVAVADINPDAPGYRLAKEKGIFTTQDYTDFFDLPELDLVIELTGNPQLLQDLLQRKPRELRVIDLPMSRICEDLLCMEATLQDREREISFARNALQKIFSVVRDPIMVIRPDRTIVDANDALLQSVGLDRAQVIGRKCHEVSHRSPEVCGGPEHACPLREAILKKESAHALHEHHGSETETHYYDVMAYPLTGDAGDVELVVEIWRDISSTLQQQVEEKTRKIKEDLARLVNEDKMIALGKLVASAVHEINNPIAAIHTFSKVMLRMVKRAEGGMGREELKEMEGFLELVANESKRCGDIVTNLLSFSRHRPIVRRPVQVNDVMERIVLLLKHKMELQKIALETDFQPGVPSVSGDLNQIQQTIMNLVFNAMEAMPSGGRLTLRTRFDSEKHRVTIEVRDTGHGIPEELKSRIFEPFFSTKSHDKGVGLGLAVVYGIIKEHHGEIDVESKEGEGTCFRVSFPVSHD; this is encoded by the coding sequence ATGGCGGAAGAAAAAACCCTCGTCACCACCGAAAAGCCCCTCAAGATCGCCATCATCGGCGGTGGAAACCGATGCCGGCGCATCCTGAACCTCCTTGAAGAAGGCCAGCTGACGCACCTTCGAGGCGAGGTGGTGGCCGTGGCGGATATCAACCCCGACGCCCCCGGCTACCGGCTGGCCAAGGAAAAGGGGATTTTCACCACGCAAGACTATACGGATTTCTTCGATCTTCCGGAACTCGACCTGGTCATCGAACTCACCGGAAACCCGCAGCTGCTGCAAGACCTGTTGCAGCGAAAGCCCCGGGAACTGCGCGTCATCGATCTTCCCATGTCGCGGATCTGCGAAGATCTGCTCTGCATGGAAGCCACCCTCCAGGACCGTGAACGGGAAATCAGCTTCGCCCGAAACGCACTTCAGAAAATCTTCAGCGTAGTACGGGACCCCATCATGGTGATCCGCCCCGACCGCACGATCGTGGACGCCAACGACGCCCTCCTGCAGTCGGTGGGGCTCGACCGCGCGCAGGTGATCGGGCGAAAATGCCATGAAGTGAGCCACCGGAGCCCGGAGGTCTGCGGCGGGCCGGAACACGCCTGCCCCCTTCGCGAAGCGATTCTCAAAAAGGAGTCGGCCCACGCCCTCCACGAGCACCACGGAAGCGAAACCGAGACCCATTACTACGACGTCATGGCCTACCCCCTTACCGGAGATGCCGGGGACGTGGAACTGGTGGTCGAAATCTGGCGGGACATCAGTTCCACGCTCCAGCAGCAGGTGGAAGAAAAAACACGGAAGATCAAAGAAGACCTGGCGCGCCTGGTGAACGAAGACAAGATGATCGCCCTGGGTAAACTGGTGGCGAGCGCCGTTCACGAAATCAACAACCCCATCGCCGCCATCCACACCTTTTCCAAGGTGATGCTGCGGATGGTGAAGCGGGCGGAAGGCGGCATGGGAAGGGAAGAACTCAAAGAGATGGAAGGCTTCCTGGAATTGGTCGCCAACGAATCAAAACGCTGCGGCGACATCGTGACCAATCTTTTGAGCTTTTCCCGACATCGGCCCATCGTGCGGCGTCCCGTCCAGGTCAACGACGTCATGGAACGGATCGTGCTCCTGTTGAAGCACAAAATGGAACTACAGAAAATCGCCCTGGAAACCGATTTTCAGCCGGGAGTGCCCTCGGTTTCGGGGGATCTCAATCAGATCCAGCAGACCATCATGAACCTCGTCTTCAACGCCATGGAAGCCATGCCGAGCGGCGGAAGGCTGACCCTACGGACCCGCTTCGACTCTGAAAAGCACCGGGTCACCATAGAAGTCCGGGACACAGGCCACGGCATCCCGGAAGAACTCAAATCCAGGATTTTTGAACCTTTCTTTTCCACCAAGAGCCACGACAAGGGCGTGGGGCTTGGCCTAGCGGTGGTCTACGGCATCATCAAGGAGCACCATGGGGAAATTGACGTAGAAAGCAAGGAAGGCGAGGGCACGTGCTTCCGGGTGAGCTTTCCCGTCTCCCACGATTGA
- a CDS encoding NAD(P)-binding protein produces MSEPSSNTPLVIDIATFPGKPLDEVLAVREALLRSVKEHGHDQLAPVRVRLVGWRGIEGKDVMLTVRQGPVAALYQLVTPDMVPKIIERHLREARPLEEWLAGKPFRSFYEPQKIVVTQFVGTLDPTSLQEYLDQDGYAGVDHFVREGFDALLDRVKNAGILDVSRLDGRPLAPVWREARHSGAFSTLVVQGCLPATTVTGDLLLVEGCPHQLIEGAILAAALVKARHVVVLVPARAHLARERLEHAWTDLQESEITFPREVLPETFRVISTEKAFLLEDEALVRAFLQSSLADADRRKIASGKFLCHSVETLAVLPVIAQQALYGFGSPGTPSNGVTRIFRLSGPLRNPGFAEMPLTASVFDAVETVGGGLQPGRKPKAFQAGGPLGGLFPYEMIQLPLDHATIRELGGAMAVGTIEVLDERTCIVSKVRKDLSYVLNQPGAHCPTCYRALCEIRDLLDAVIDGRGDARTLERLRAACETLKKQADCVFGREAVNPVWTSLQFFSTEYRMHTENRHCLARVCPKLLPAPCQMACPTSIDIPSYLAHLAQGRFKEALEIIRLDNPFPWVCGLICPHPCERACVRANLDDPINIKYLKAYVAERAEEAGAYRPHQPAPSQGRKVAVVGSGPAGLAAAHYLALMGYGVTIFEALPIPGGLLMTGIPEYRLPRKVVEKEIAMILALGVEIRTGITVGRDVTIDELREDGFEAFFLGIGAHQGYKLKIEGETDFPQVYDAIAFLREVNLGDRRRPGDRVVVVGGGNAAMDAARTSVRLGCREVHVAYRRTRDQMPAHHEEIAQAMEEGVRFHFLAVPLRVGGEDGRVTYLECLKARLGKPDASGRRRPIPVAGSEFKIEVDAVITAIGQQPDLTHFGEAIPVQVTARNLIVTDPYTTCTNVADIFAGGDAVTGPATVVEAIAAGKQAALDIDYMLSGRSGPPPIFRAHRRDRVPFAPISAEEKVTARRPTMPLVPAEERRRNFNPVELGYNEEQARQEAMRCLRCDVCIRCGACERVCRDQMKVHALQFSPISTTERILTDYPRVAERCIACGACALVCPTGAIECIEDNEKREIRLCGTVLNRLPVIRCASCGGAFVPDRYLEYVTSRSDQVMEKSVFRKLCPKCARAKRAELFVKL; encoded by the coding sequence ATGTCCGAACCGTCGTCCAACACCCCGCTCGTCATCGACATCGCCACCTTTCCCGGAAAACCGCTGGACGAAGTGCTGGCCGTTCGAGAGGCGCTGCTGCGGTCAGTCAAGGAACACGGCCACGATCAACTGGCCCCTGTCCGGGTGCGCCTGGTGGGATGGCGAGGCATCGAAGGGAAAGACGTCATGCTCACCGTGCGCCAGGGACCGGTCGCGGCGCTCTACCAGCTCGTGACCCCGGACATGGTGCCCAAGATCATTGAGCGGCACCTGCGGGAGGCCCGGCCCCTCGAAGAATGGCTCGCAGGGAAACCGTTCCGCAGCTTCTACGAGCCCCAAAAGATCGTCGTGACCCAGTTCGTGGGAACCCTGGACCCGACATCGCTCCAGGAATACCTGGACCAGGACGGCTACGCGGGCGTGGACCATTTCGTTCGCGAAGGGTTCGACGCTCTCTTGGACCGCGTGAAAAACGCCGGCATCCTCGACGTGAGCCGACTGGACGGCCGTCCCCTGGCGCCCGTCTGGCGGGAGGCGCGCCATTCCGGAGCCTTTTCGACCCTTGTCGTCCAGGGATGTCTTCCGGCCACGACGGTCACCGGCGACCTACTTCTCGTTGAAGGCTGCCCGCACCAGCTGATCGAAGGCGCCATTCTCGCCGCTGCTCTGGTCAAGGCCCGCCATGTGGTGGTCCTGGTTCCCGCTCGAGCCCACCTGGCCCGGGAACGGCTCGAACACGCCTGGACCGATCTCCAAGAATCCGAGATCACCTTTCCCCGTGAAGTCCTTCCCGAAACCTTTCGGGTGATCTCCACCGAAAAGGCGTTCCTGTTGGAAGACGAGGCGCTCGTTCGAGCATTTCTCCAATCGTCCCTCGCCGACGCCGACCGGCGAAAAATCGCTTCAGGGAAATTCCTGTGCCACAGTGTGGAAACGTTGGCGGTTCTTCCGGTCATCGCCCAGCAAGCCCTCTACGGGTTCGGTTCGCCGGGAACCCCGTCGAACGGGGTGACCCGGATCTTCCGGCTGAGCGGCCCCCTGAGGAACCCCGGTTTCGCCGAAATGCCCCTTACCGCCTCGGTTTTCGACGCGGTGGAAACGGTGGGAGGCGGTCTTCAGCCGGGACGAAAACCCAAGGCCTTCCAAGCCGGCGGTCCCCTGGGCGGCCTGTTTCCTTATGAAATGATCCAACTGCCGCTGGACCACGCAACCATCCGCGAACTGGGCGGTGCCATGGCGGTGGGAACCATCGAAGTGCTGGATGAGCGCACCTGTATCGTTTCCAAGGTCCGAAAAGACCTGAGCTACGTCCTGAATCAGCCTGGAGCCCACTGCCCGACCTGTTATAGAGCGCTTTGCGAAATCCGTGACCTCCTCGACGCCGTGATAGACGGCCGAGGCGACGCTCGAACCCTGGAGCGGCTGCGGGCGGCCTGCGAGACTTTGAAGAAACAGGCCGACTGTGTCTTCGGCAGGGAAGCGGTTAACCCGGTTTGGACGTCCCTTCAGTTTTTCTCCACCGAATACCGGATGCACACGGAAAACCGCCATTGCCTGGCCCGGGTCTGCCCGAAACTGCTTCCGGCTCCGTGCCAGATGGCGTGCCCCACAAGCATCGACATTCCGAGCTACCTGGCTCACTTGGCCCAAGGACGGTTCAAGGAGGCCCTGGAAATCATCCGCTTGGACAACCCGTTCCCCTGGGTGTGCGGGCTCATCTGCCCGCACCCGTGTGAGCGGGCCTGCGTGCGGGCTAACCTGGACGATCCCATCAATATCAAGTACCTCAAGGCCTACGTGGCGGAACGGGCGGAAGAGGCTGGGGCCTACAGGCCGCACCAGCCCGCTCCTTCTCAAGGCCGAAAGGTGGCCGTCGTCGGCTCCGGCCCGGCCGGCCTGGCCGCCGCCCATTATCTGGCCCTCATGGGCTACGGCGTGACCATCTTCGAAGCCCTGCCCATCCCCGGCGGCCTGCTCATGACCGGCATCCCGGAATATCGGCTGCCGCGAAAAGTGGTGGAGAAGGAAATCGCAATGATCCTCGCGCTGGGTGTGGAAATCCGGACGGGGATCACCGTGGGCCGGGATGTCACCATCGACGAACTGCGGGAAGACGGCTTCGAGGCGTTCTTTCTGGGAATCGGAGCGCACCAAGGCTACAAGCTGAAGATTGAAGGCGAGACCGACTTCCCCCAGGTCTACGACGCCATCGCCTTCCTGCGCGAAGTGAACCTGGGCGACCGCCGAAGACCCGGTGACAGGGTCGTGGTGGTGGGTGGCGGAAACGCGGCCATGGACGCGGCTCGAACCAGCGTCCGCCTGGGATGCCGGGAAGTGCACGTGGCCTACCGCCGAACCCGGGACCAGATGCCGGCGCACCATGAAGAAATCGCCCAGGCCATGGAAGAGGGCGTCCGGTTCCATTTTCTGGCCGTTCCCCTCAGAGTGGGCGGCGAGGACGGGCGGGTGACCTACTTGGAATGCCTGAAGGCACGGCTGGGGAAGCCGGACGCCAGCGGCCGGAGACGCCCCATCCCGGTGGCGGGAAGCGAATTCAAGATCGAGGTGGACGCGGTGATCACCGCCATCGGCCAGCAGCCGGACCTGACTCACTTCGGCGAAGCGATCCCCGTCCAGGTGACCGCGCGCAACCTCATCGTCACGGATCCGTACACCACCTGCACCAACGTGGCGGACATCTTTGCGGGCGGCGACGCGGTGACCGGACCCGCCACGGTGGTGGAAGCCATTGCGGCCGGCAAACAGGCGGCTCTCGACATCGACTACATGCTTTCCGGAAGGAGCGGCCCGCCGCCCATCTTTCGCGCTCACCGCCGCGACAGGGTACCGTTCGCACCGATTTCCGCGGAGGAAAAGGTCACCGCGCGCCGACCCACCATGCCGCTGGTTCCCGCCGAAGAGCGACGCCGAAATTTCAACCCGGTGGAACTGGGCTACAATGAAGAACAGGCCCGTCAAGAAGCCATGCGGTGCCTACGCTGCGATGTCTGCATCCGCTGCGGCGCCTGCGAACGGGTCTGCCGAGACCAGATGAAGGTGCACGCCCTCCAGTTTTCCCCCATCAGCACCACGGAACGGATCCTCACCGACTATCCCCGGGTGGCCGAGCGCTGCATCGCCTGCGGAGCCTGTGCACTGGTCTGTCCCACCGGGGCCATTGAATGCATTGAAGACAACGAAAAACGTGAGATACGGCTTTGCGGAACGGTCCTCAACAGGCTTCCCGTCATTCGATGCGCGTCGTGCGGCGGCGCCTTCGTTCCCGATCGGTACCTGGAATACGTCACCAGCCGCAGCGACCAGGTGATGGAGAAATCGGTGTTTCGAAAACTCTGCCCGAAATGCGCGCGGGCCAAGCGAGCCGAACTGTTCGTGAAGCTCTGA
- a CDS encoding 4Fe-4S dicluster domain-containing protein yields MSQYYLLQDPKKCIGCLSCEVACKIKNGLPVGPRLCQIMTVGPKMVNGLPRMAFVFMSCFHCEDPWCVPVCPTGAMRKRPKDGIVYVESSLCVGCKSCITACPWGAPQWNPETGKVVKCDYCMDRIDQGLEPACVTKCVTHCLHFGRADQLDTERRQRFARNVAFELETLASSR; encoded by the coding sequence ATGAGTCAGTATTACCTGCTGCAAGACCCGAAAAAGTGCATCGGATGCCTGAGTTGCGAGGTTGCCTGCAAGATCAAGAACGGTCTCCCCGTTGGGCCGCGGCTCTGCCAGATCATGACCGTCGGCCCGAAGATGGTGAACGGCCTGCCTCGGATGGCCTTCGTCTTCATGTCGTGTTTTCATTGTGAAGATCCGTGGTGTGTGCCCGTCTGCCCCACCGGCGCCATGCGGAAACGCCCGAAAGATGGTATTGTCTACGTGGAATCGTCTCTGTGCGTGGGGTGCAAGAGCTGCATCACGGCCTGCCCGTGGGGCGCTCCCCAGTGGAACCCGGAAACCGGAAAGGTGGTCAAATGCGACTACTGCATGGACCGGATCGACCAGGGGTTGGAGCCGGCGTGCGTCACCAAGTGCGTCACTCACTGCCTTCACTTCGGCAGGGCCGACCAGTTGGACACCGAAAGGCGTCAGCGCTTTGCCAGGAACGTCGCCTTTGAACTGGAAACCCTCGCGAGCAGCCGCTGA
- a CDS encoding molybdopterin-dependent oxidoreductase — MSKDVYSICFMCTVRCPIRVQVENDDVTWIEGNPHVPGIEGALCAKGSAGVALLNDHERPQYPMIRTGPRGSGQWRRATWDEALDYVAEKLQAILKQYGGQSVVFGERTNLNTHISKTFTRAIGSPNHFTHDALCKGSVNTAFRSLTGYTDTEVGIDYGNTRYIVLYGRNIFESLEIKSINMLLSAMEKGAKMTYIDPRVSITATKADRYWMIRPGTDLALNYALIHTILKERLFDTDYVRRWVTGLNELQAFVEPYTPEWAEKETGIPASEIVTLAREASEVKPAVVFHYGYRGAHHPNEIHLRRSIVILNALMGSIEAKGGLFFKKGAKAAGRGDLGKYNQQEGLPKPSAPRFDGSGGDKFPIADSNHGNPQTLAHAILNEDPYPIKALIVNRFEPLQSLPDANTVRKALDKLDLIVTIEVNFSEIAWYSDVILPESIYLERADSIQMASGLKPQLFIRCQAVSPRYDTKPAWMILKELAGRLGVGRYFPYETIEDIWNFQLKDMGVTLEDFAKKGFVALTDSQIFWDRKDGIKFKTPSGKIELVSSLMEKAGFPSFEPYQPVERPAEGTFRLMVGRCAAHTHVSTQNNLYLNELVPENELWIHSAAAAKLGVKDGQKVEVRSPVAASTLKAKVTDAIHPEAVFMLHGFGKTVPAQTRACGKGASDTVLVENISDPVGGSPALDHTFVTVRPA, encoded by the coding sequence ATGAGTAAGGACGTTTACAGTATTTGCTTCATGTGCACGGTTCGCTGCCCCATCCGGGTCCAGGTGGAAAACGACGACGTGACCTGGATCGAAGGCAATCCACACGTTCCGGGCATTGAGGGCGCGCTGTGCGCGAAGGGTTCCGCCGGGGTGGCGCTGCTGAACGACCACGAGCGCCCGCAGTACCCCATGATCCGGACGGGCCCTCGAGGTTCCGGCCAGTGGCGCCGCGCTACCTGGGACGAAGCCCTGGATTACGTTGCCGAAAAGCTTCAGGCCATCCTCAAACAGTACGGCGGCCAGAGCGTGGTCTTCGGCGAACGGACCAATCTCAACACCCACATCAGCAAGACCTTCACGCGGGCCATCGGGTCGCCCAACCATTTCACCCACGACGCACTCTGCAAGGGTTCGGTGAACACGGCGTTTCGGAGCCTCACCGGCTATACGGACACCGAGGTGGGGATCGACTACGGCAACACCCGCTACATTGTTCTCTACGGCCGGAACATTTTCGAATCGCTCGAAATCAAGTCCATCAACATGCTGCTCAGCGCCATGGAAAAGGGCGCCAAAATGACCTACATCGATCCCCGGGTGAGCATCACAGCCACCAAGGCGGATCGTTACTGGATGATCCGCCCGGGCACCGACCTCGCTCTCAATTACGCCCTCATCCATACCATTTTGAAGGAACGGCTCTTCGACACGGACTACGTCCGCCGTTGGGTCACGGGGCTGAATGAACTGCAGGCGTTCGTCGAACCATACACGCCGGAATGGGCCGAAAAAGAGACGGGCATCCCCGCTTCGGAAATCGTGACGCTGGCTCGGGAAGCCTCCGAAGTCAAACCAGCCGTCGTCTTCCACTACGGCTACCGGGGCGCGCATCACCCCAACGAAATCCACCTGAGACGTTCCATCGTGATCCTGAACGCATTGATGGGAAGCATCGAAGCCAAAGGCGGCCTCTTTTTTAAGAAAGGCGCCAAGGCCGCGGGACGCGGCGACCTCGGAAAATACAATCAGCAGGAAGGACTTCCCAAGCCGTCGGCTCCACGCTTCGACGGTTCAGGCGGCGACAAGTTCCCCATTGCCGACAGCAATCACGGGAACCCGCAAACGCTCGCCCACGCCATTTTGAACGAAGATCCCTATCCCATCAAGGCGCTCATCGTCAACCGTTTCGAACCGCTTCAGTCCCTTCCGGACGCCAACACCGTTCGAAAGGCCCTGGACAAGCTGGACCTCATTGTGACCATCGAGGTCAATTTCAGCGAAATCGCCTGGTATTCTGACGTGATCCTTCCCGAATCCATCTACCTAGAACGGGCCGATTCCATCCAGATGGCCTCCGGGCTGAAGCCGCAACTTTTCATCCGTTGCCAGGCGGTTTCCCCTCGTTACGACACGAAGCCGGCCTGGATGATCCTCAAAGAGCTGGCCGGCCGACTGGGAGTCGGCCGGTACTTTCCTTACGAAACCATCGAGGACATCTGGAACTTTCAGCTCAAAGACATGGGAGTGACTCTCGAGGATTTCGCCAAGAAGGGCTTCGTGGCGCTCACCGATTCCCAGATCTTCTGGGACCGCAAAGACGGGATCAAGTTCAAGACGCCTTCCGGAAAGATCGAACTGGTGAGTTCGCTCATGGAAAAGGCCGGGTTTCCTTCCTTCGAACCTTACCAGCCGGTGGAGCGGCCGGCCGAAGGAACGTTTCGACTGATGGTGGGGCGCTGTGCGGCCCACACCCATGTGTCCACCCAGAACAACCTCTACCTCAACGAGCTGGTGCCCGAAAACGAACTGTGGATTCACTCCGCCGCGGCGGCGAAGCTGGGCGTGAAAGACGGGCAGAAGGTGGAAGTCCGGTCCCCCGTGGCTGCATCGACCCTCAAAGCCAAGGTGACCGACGCGATCCACCCCGAGGCGGTTTTCATGCTGCACGGCTTCGGAAAAACCGTGCCCGCCCAGACGCGGGCCTGCGGCAAGGGTGCCAGCGACACCGTGCTTGTGGAAAACATTTCGGACCCCGTGGGTGGGAGCCCCGCGCTGGACCACACCTTTGTCACCGTTCGCCCCGCTTAG
- a CDS encoding response regulator encodes MATILVIDDERDVCTLIRRVLTALGHETHVFTDHDPALKWLEGNPVDLVLLDIKLQHVDGISVLEMIRKRQPDIKVIMITGYPSVDTVKKALDLGIEDYLVKPIEIHELEERVSKALGLIL; translated from the coding sequence ATGGCCACCATCCTCGTAATCGACGACGAACGGGACGTCTGCACACTTATTCGGCGGGTCCTCACCGCCCTGGGCCACGAAACCCATGTCTTTACGGATCATGATCCGGCCCTGAAGTGGCTGGAAGGGAACCCGGTGGACCTGGTACTCTTGGACATCAAGCTTCAGCACGTGGACGGCATCAGTGTTTTGGAAATGATCCGGAAGCGGCAACCGGATATCAAGGTGATCATGATCACGGGGTATCCCTCGGTGGACACCGTGAAAAAGGCCTTGGACCTGGGCATCGAAGACTATCTGGTCAAGCCCATCGAGATTCATGAACTCGAAGAGCGGGTGAGCAAGGCTTTGGGGCTCATCCTTTAG
- a CDS encoding response regulator, with amino-acid sequence MAHVLVLDDMPDAVELVAKVLRKMGHEVSGFTREQEAIDHARSQPVDLAILDIKLKVMSGIEVLREIKKIRPETQVMMLTGYPTLESAREAVELGAADFSVKPIEIDELEKKVSTILNRPAPRDDS; translated from the coding sequence ATGGCGCACGTGCTCGTACTGGACGATATGCCCGACGCGGTGGAACTCGTCGCCAAGGTGCTTCGAAAAATGGGCCACGAAGTCTCTGGGTTCACACGGGAACAGGAGGCCATCGATCATGCCCGGTCGCAGCCGGTGGACCTGGCCATTCTGGACATAAAGTTGAAGGTGATGAGCGGGATCGAGGTGCTGCGGGAGATCAAGAAGATTCGACCCGAAACCCAGGTCATGATGCTGACGGGGTATCCCACCTTGGAATCCGCCCGCGAGGCGGTTGAGCTGGGAGCCGCGGACTTCAGTGTGAAGCCCATCGAGATCGACGAGTTGGAAAAGAAGGTATCCACTATCCTGAACCGGCCGGCTCCGCGGGACGATTCATGA